The proteins below are encoded in one region of Chloroflexi bacterium ADurb.Bin180:
- the gsiD_1 gene encoding Glutathione transport system permease protein GsiD: MLDRLKRLLGAEPDLTWLESDSPQLKAPAEPPPVRARPRRPRLEINTPLAVGGIIVLLLFVLVLFGPLLAPEDPYLAGQRSSMIIDGQFIVPPFPPMPGLPLGTDEWGRDILSMLLYGTRNTLVACLFIAMARIILGASLGMLAGWNEGGLLDRLVMGLVEWTTALPGLLAGMILILALGVERGIGVFIAGLCLVGWGEIAQYIRSEFMLVRRKPFIEGARVIGLSDLEIAVRHILPNVLPSLVVIAVLEMGAVLMILGELGFIGIFVGGGTWVQVGDTAVANIPDVPEWGAMMAGARQFARSKIWMVFYPAAAFFLAVLGFNLLGEGLSRLIRQRGVKTSFLLSKRMALVILAVTLATAYIVTHVGPAPSYAGLARRFDTAGALVVADALAAPELQGRAPGSAGARSAAEYVAAQFAEYGLEPLRTGLDYVLPFTTTLVQPLGEPSFEVHSADGKTLRTLTYRDDFGLDITGHGGAGDVSGQLAWLTVCGRSLTSADFRGLDLRHRVVSFEASSVPKDMVVESLLRGAVAVILVDDDIDSRLQYASSDGDYSVRPTLPVVRLRRDAANALLSSGGLSFEALAARAQALCDSPRRWELTDLGLTASIKITLSEPVVVQAASVVGILRGTDAQLNKQVVIVSMSLDGQGRTADGHLLQRASAGLAPAGTVLEILRLWRAQGFQPRRTMMFAAWAGAEWQYSGAQVYLDEYARYSILETAAVVNLGSLGGGSGTLLAEGDASLVDLFQRSAESAGAQAGTTRMLWHPYELAFGTPAIKLESGGARMPAVDDVVEALDPTLLGQAGHTLNLMLITLSREYQY, translated from the coding sequence ATGCTAGACCGGCTCAAGCGCTTGCTCGGAGCTGAACCCGACCTGACCTGGCTCGAGTCCGACTCGCCTCAGTTGAAGGCCCCTGCCGAGCCGCCGCCCGTCAGGGCTAGGCCGCGCCGTCCCAGACTCGAGATCAACACCCCGCTGGCCGTCGGCGGCATCATCGTCTTGCTGCTCTTTGTGCTGGTTCTCTTCGGGCCGCTGTTGGCACCGGAGGATCCTTACCTCGCCGGGCAGCGCAGCTCGATGATCATCGATGGGCAATTCATCGTCCCTCCGTTTCCTCCAATGCCGGGCCTGCCCCTTGGCACGGACGAATGGGGACGCGACATCCTCAGCATGCTGCTGTACGGCACCAGAAACACCCTTGTCGCCTGCCTGTTCATTGCCATGGCTCGTATCATTCTCGGTGCATCGCTGGGCATGCTGGCCGGCTGGAACGAGGGAGGCCTGCTCGACCGGCTGGTGATGGGTCTGGTGGAATGGACCACGGCCCTCCCTGGCCTCCTGGCCGGAATGATCCTGATCCTCGCCCTTGGGGTCGAGCGAGGAATCGGCGTGTTCATCGCGGGGCTGTGCCTGGTCGGTTGGGGTGAGATTGCCCAGTACATTCGCAGCGAGTTTATGTTGGTGAGGCGCAAGCCTTTCATCGAGGGTGCGCGGGTCATTGGCCTGAGCGATCTCGAGATCGCGGTTCGCCACATCTTGCCCAACGTGCTCCCCTCGCTCGTGGTCATCGCAGTGCTCGAAATGGGTGCCGTGCTGATGATTCTGGGAGAGCTCGGCTTCATCGGCATCTTTGTTGGCGGCGGCACCTGGGTCCAGGTCGGCGATACCGCTGTGGCCAACATCCCCGACGTGCCCGAGTGGGGCGCGATGATGGCCGGGGCCCGGCAGTTTGCGCGCAGCAAGATCTGGATGGTCTTTTACCCGGCGGCCGCGTTTTTCCTGGCCGTGCTTGGTTTCAACCTGCTCGGCGAGGGCCTCAGCCGGCTCATCCGGCAACGCGGGGTCAAGACTTCGTTCCTGCTCAGCAAGCGCATGGCGCTGGTGATCCTGGCCGTCACCCTGGCGACGGCCTATATCGTTACTCACGTGGGACCCGCTCCCTCCTATGCCGGACTGGCTCGGCGCTTTGACACCGCGGGTGCCCTGGTAGTGGCCGATGCTCTGGCTGCGCCTGAATTGCAGGGTCGTGCCCCTGGCTCAGCGGGAGCCAGGTCTGCCGCAGAATACGTCGCTGCGCAGTTTGCCGAGTACGGTCTTGAACCGCTAAGGACCGGCCTCGATTATGTTTTGCCTTTTACCACCACTCTGGTGCAACCCCTCGGCGAGCCCTCTTTCGAGGTCCACAGTGCGGACGGCAAGACACTGCGCACCTTGACCTATCGCGACGATTTTGGGCTGGATATCACCGGACACGGTGGAGCGGGAGACGTGTCCGGCCAGCTCGCCTGGTTGACAGTATGCGGCCGGTCTCTCACTTCCGCTGATTTTCGCGGTCTCGACCTTCGCCACAGAGTGGTGTCCTTTGAGGCTTCATCCGTCCCCAAGGACATGGTGGTGGAATCGCTCTTGCGCGGGGCTGTGGCAGTAATTCTGGTGGACGATGACATTGACTCCCGCCTGCAGTATGCCTCGTCGGACGGCGACTACTCGGTTCGGCCGACGTTGCCGGTCGTCCGCCTGCGGAGGGACGCTGCCAATGCTCTCCTGTCTTCTGGCGGGCTCAGTTTCGAGGCCCTGGCAGCCAGGGCTCAGGCGCTGTGCGACTCACCGCGCCGCTGGGAATTGACTGACCTGGGGCTCACGGCCAGCATCAAGATCACTTTGTCCGAGCCGGTGGTCGTTCAAGCTGCCTCGGTGGTCGGCATCTTGCGCGGCACCGATGCGCAGCTCAACAAGCAGGTGGTCATCGTGTCGATGAGCCTGGACGGGCAAGGTCGTACTGCTGATGGTCATCTACTGCAGCGGGCCAGTGCTGGCCTTGCGCCGGCAGGCACCGTGCTGGAGATCCTGCGCCTCTGGCGTGCTCAGGGTTTCCAGCCGCGTCGGACGATGATGTTCGCCGCCTGGGCCGGAGCCGAGTGGCAGTACTCCGGGGCTCAGGTCTATCTCGACGAGTATGCCCGCTACTCCATCCTGGAGACAGCGGCAGTAGTGAACCTGGGCAGCCTGGGTGGCGGCAGCGGAACGCTTCTGGCCGAAGGCGACGCCAGTCTGGTCGATCTCTTCCAGCGCTCTGCCGAGTCTGCTGGGGCCCAGGCTGGCACGACAAGGATGCTCTGGCATCCCTATGAGCTGGCCTTTGGAACGCCGGCGATCAAGCTTGAATCGGGGGGAGCACGGATGCCGGCCGTTGACGACGTCGTAGAGGCTCTGGATCCCACGCTGTTGGGCCAGGCCGGCCATACGCTCAATTTGATGCTGATCACCCTCAGCCGCGAGTACCAGTATTGA
- the gsiC gene encoding Glutathione transport system permease protein GsiC translates to MTQIVLRRLLSILLICLAIVFFCSLGLRLMRHSPGRSLPRLLVDAASDTFSYLGRILRGNLGDTYRVVGRRRVPIPVSSVVADTYAKSMGLLLVSLVVASMVGVVTGMLGAVWEGSPLSLALLTSTLLGISLPSFFTALVLQVVEITVYQRTGTRLVPVGGFGWDTHLVLPALVLAARPLAQIARITYLTLTDAARQDYVRTARAKGLPGRSVWTEHILPNAAVPILTSLGVSLRFSLGSLPVVELFFGWPGLGASLLTAVRSQQTTLVVTSALALGLTFMGVNLLLGVVNRVVDPRLRVVVHE, encoded by the coding sequence ATGACCCAAATCGTCTTGCGCCGCCTTCTCTCCATACTGCTGATCTGCCTGGCGATTGTTTTCTTCTGCTCGCTGGGCCTCCGCCTCATGCGTCATAGCCCGGGGCGGAGCCTGCCCCGCCTGCTCGTTGACGCGGCGAGCGATACGTTCTCCTACCTCGGGCGCATCCTCAGAGGCAATCTTGGCGACACCTACCGCGTGGTCGGACGCCGGCGAGTCCCGATTCCGGTAAGCTCTGTTGTGGCTGATACTTACGCAAAAAGTATGGGACTGCTGTTGGTATCGTTGGTCGTGGCCTCCATGGTGGGTGTGGTCACCGGTATGCTGGGAGCCGTATGGGAAGGATCACCCCTCTCTCTGGCGCTGCTCACCAGTACACTGCTGGGCATCTCACTGCCGTCCTTCTTCACGGCGCTGGTGCTCCAGGTGGTGGAAATCACCGTCTATCAGCGTACCGGCACCAGGCTGGTGCCCGTGGGGGGCTTTGGCTGGGATACCCACCTGGTCTTGCCTGCGCTGGTGCTGGCGGCGCGGCCTCTGGCGCAGATTGCGCGCATTACCTACCTTACTCTGACCGATGCCGCCAGGCAGGATTACGTGCGAACGGCGCGCGCCAAAGGCTTGCCCGGTCGGTCGGTGTGGACCGAACATATCCTGCCCAATGCCGCTGTGCCGATACTCACTTCATTGGGCGTGTCGTTGCGCTTTTCGCTGGGCAGTCTGCCGGTGGTCGAGCTGTTCTTTGGCTGGCCTGGCCTGGGGGCGAGCCTGCTGACGGCGGTGCGCTCCCAGCAAACAACGCTGGTTGTGACCTCAGCCCTGGCACTGGGGCTCACCTTCATGGGCGTCAACCTGCTGCTCGGGGTGGTGAACCGCGTTGTTGATCCTCGCCTGAGGGTGGTCGTCCATGAGTGA
- the cefD gene encoding Isopenicillin N epimerase: MATSSGSSHLRAQFLLRPDVVFLNHGSFGACPRPVFERYQAWQRELETQPVEFLGRRFGSLMLEARESLGQYLGCAADELLFVPNATTGLNIVARSLPLDPGDQVLTTDHEYGALDRTWRYVCHQRGARYVRKPLPLPLENRDQVIEAIWAGVSPRTRVLFLSHITSPTALILPVAELVRRARERRITTVIDGAHAPGQIELDLTALGADYYSGNCHKWLCAPKGSAFLYARRDRQTELQPLVVSWGWNREEQGCDGTVAPAGLVAEQEWQGTRDVSAYLSVPAAIQFQAENDWPAVRRSCHELLRRARRRIAGLSGLEQLCPDSPEWFAQMAAVPLPFCDAARLQTALYERFRIEVPITECNGRQYVRVSVQAYNDTSDVDALVTALIGLLGGPEFGQGRAG, from the coding sequence ATGGCTACCTCATCAGGCTCCTCGCATCTTCGCGCTCAGTTCCTGCTTCGGCCGGACGTCGTATTCCTCAATCACGGCTCGTTTGGCGCCTGCCCACGCCCGGTGTTCGAGCGCTACCAGGCCTGGCAGCGCGAGCTGGAAACCCAGCCCGTCGAGTTCCTCGGCCGCCGATTTGGCTCGCTGATGCTCGAGGCCCGCGAGAGCCTGGGCCAGTACCTGGGCTGCGCTGCGGACGAGCTGCTCTTTGTGCCCAATGCCACCACCGGACTCAACATCGTTGCCCGTTCCTTGCCGCTTGACCCCGGCGACCAAGTGCTGACCACCGACCACGAGTACGGGGCACTGGATCGCACCTGGCGCTACGTATGCCATCAGCGTGGGGCACGCTACGTCAGGAAACCGCTCCCGCTACCGCTGGAGAACCGAGACCAGGTCATTGAGGCCATCTGGGCCGGCGTTTCCCCCCGCACGCGAGTGCTGTTTCTCAGCCACATCACCTCGCCAACGGCGCTGATCCTGCCCGTGGCCGAGCTGGTGCGCCGGGCCAGAGAGCGCCGTATCACCACGGTGATTGACGGGGCTCACGCGCCGGGCCAGATTGAGCTGGACCTCACGGCGCTGGGGGCCGACTATTACTCGGGCAACTGCCACAAGTGGCTGTGCGCGCCCAAAGGCTCGGCGTTTCTCTATGCGCGCCGCGACAGGCAGACCGAGTTGCAGCCACTGGTGGTGAGCTGGGGCTGGAATCGCGAGGAACAGGGCTGCGACGGCACTGTCGCCCCTGCCGGGCTGGTGGCGGAACAGGAGTGGCAGGGCACCCGCGACGTCTCTGCTTACCTGTCGGTTCCAGCGGCGATTCAGTTTCAGGCCGAGAACGACTGGCCCGCGGTGCGCCGAAGCTGCCACGAGCTGCTCCGCCGGGCGCGGCGCCGCATCGCCGGGCTATCCGGCCTTGAGCAGTTGTGTCCCGACTCGCCGGAATGGTTCGCCCAGATGGCAGCCGTTCCTCTGCCTTTCTGCGATGCCGCACGCCTGCAGACAGCCCTGTACGAGCGCTTTCGGATTGAAGTGCCGATCACCGAGTGTAACGGGCGGCAGTACGTCCGCGTGTCCGTGCAGGCTTACAACGACACGTCGGACGTCGATGCTCTGGTGACGGCGCTCATCGGGTTGCTCGGGGGACCGGAATTCGGGCAGGGCCGTGCGGGCTGA
- the hcp gene encoding Hydroxylamine reductase: MEMFCYQCQETAKNTGCTVRGVCGKEPEVAALQDLLIWTLKGLSFYGVAARKKGADTSEADLFVAEGLFTTITNANFDPERFVALVKHAVTLRDQLKAKAGVAGPVPEMATWKPSKWTVEELVAKGATVGVRSDPKLNEDIRSLRELLIYGLKGLAAYTHHAYMLDHRDDSLLHFLQEALLETTNDKATGDEMTALVLKAGKMGVTAMALLDKANTDTYGTPEPTQVNIGVRPGPAILISGHDLHDLKELLEQTKGKGVNVYTHGEMLPANAYPAFKKYAHLVGNYGGSWWHQQDEFEKFGGAILLTTNCLIKPRDSYKGRLFTTGPAGYPGIPHIADRPVGGQKDFGPVIASALASGSPLELEKGTIPIGFAHDTVLSVADKVIAAVKSGALKRFVVMAGCDGRHKERQYFTDVAKALPADTIILTAGCAKYRYNKLNLGDIGGIPRVLDAGQCNDSYSLVVVALKLAEAFGVSHPNELPISYDIGWYEQKAVIVLLALLSLGVKNIRLGPTLPAFVSPNVLQVLVKNFDLKPTTTVEADVAAIAAGK; the protein is encoded by the coding sequence ATGGAAATGTTCTGCTATCAGTGTCAGGAGACAGCCAAGAATACTGGCTGCACCGTTCGAGGCGTGTGTGGCAAAGAGCCAGAGGTTGCCGCGCTACAGGACCTGCTCATCTGGACGCTCAAGGGGCTGTCCTTCTACGGCGTGGCCGCCCGCAAAAAGGGTGCCGATACGTCCGAGGCCGACCTCTTTGTTGCCGAGGGGCTCTTTACGACCATTACCAACGCCAACTTTGACCCCGAACGGTTCGTGGCCCTGGTCAAGCATGCGGTCACGCTGCGTGATCAGCTCAAAGCCAAGGCCGGCGTCGCAGGACCAGTGCCAGAGATGGCCACCTGGAAGCCCTCCAAGTGGACTGTCGAGGAGCTGGTAGCCAAGGGTGCTACCGTGGGCGTACGCTCCGATCCCAAGTTGAACGAGGACATTCGTTCGCTGCGTGAGCTGCTGATCTACGGCCTCAAGGGCCTCGCTGCCTACACCCACCACGCGTACATGCTCGATCACCGCGATGACAGCCTGCTGCACTTTCTCCAGGAGGCACTCTTGGAGACGACCAACGACAAGGCGACCGGTGACGAGATGACCGCGCTGGTGCTCAAGGCGGGCAAGATGGGCGTCACTGCTATGGCCCTGCTGGACAAGGCCAACACTGACACCTACGGCACTCCGGAGCCCACACAGGTCAACATCGGCGTTCGCCCCGGCCCGGCCATCCTCATCAGCGGCCACGACCTGCACGACCTGAAGGAGCTGCTCGAGCAGACCAAGGGCAAGGGCGTGAACGTCTACACGCACGGCGAGATGCTCCCCGCGAACGCCTATCCCGCCTTCAAGAAATACGCCCACCTGGTCGGCAACTACGGCGGTTCGTGGTGGCACCAGCAGGACGAGTTTGAAAAGTTCGGCGGAGCGATTCTTCTCACCACCAACTGCTTGATCAAACCGCGTGACAGCTACAAAGGGCGCCTCTTCACCACCGGTCCGGCTGGCTACCCAGGCATTCCGCACATTGCCGACCGCCCGGTTGGCGGACAGAAGGACTTTGGCCCCGTGATCGCTAGTGCTCTCGCCTCGGGCAGCCCGCTTGAGCTGGAGAAAGGCACGATTCCGATTGGATTTGCGCACGACACTGTGCTCAGTGTGGCCGACAAGGTAATTGCCGCGGTCAAGAGCGGCGCGCTCAAGAGGTTCGTGGTGATGGCCGGCTGCGACGGACGGCACAAGGAGCGCCAGTACTTTACCGACGTGGCCAAGGCTCTGCCAGCGGATACGATCATTCTCACCGCTGGCTGCGCCAAGTACCGCTACAACAAACTGAACCTCGGTGACATCGGCGGTATCCCGCGCGTTCTCGATGCCGGCCAGTGCAACGATTCTTACTCGCTGGTGGTCGTTGCTCTCAAGCTGGCTGAGGCCTTTGGCGTGAGCCACCCCAACGAGCTGCCGATCTCTTACGATATCGGCTGGTACGAGCAGAAGGCGGTCATCGTACTGCTGGCCCTGCTCAGCCTAGGGGTCAAGAACATCCGTCTTGGCCCGACCCTGCCGGCTTTTGTCTCGCCCAACGTGCTCCAGGTGCTGGTCAAGAACTTTGACCTCAAGCCCACTACTACCGTTGAGGCCGATGTGGCCGCCATCGCCGCCGGCAAGTAG
- the bsmA gene encoding Glycine/sarcosine N-methyltransferase, which translates to MYDELSNDYDRFVNWPSRLALELPFLQAQLAQHRAHRVLDSACGTGQHAIALAGLGFEVVGTDASAAMIDVARTNAAGHPHLRFAVAAFGHTQSVVGGGFDALLCLGNSLPHLLTPESLTEALADMAACLRPGGVLIIQNRNFDRVVTRKERWMEPQTHREGDHEWLFLRFYDWEPGGLIGFNMLTLRREGSGPWSQRVSHSLLRPQLRDELESALQQAGFAQTRVYGDLAGSAFDPLSSGNVVVIGALPATAPEHLR; encoded by the coding sequence ATGTACGACGAGCTGAGCAACGACTATGACCGCTTTGTCAACTGGCCATCCAGGCTGGCCCTGGAGCTGCCTTTTCTCCAGGCTCAGTTGGCTCAGCACCGGGCTCACCGGGTGCTTGACTCGGCCTGTGGCACTGGCCAGCACGCCATCGCGCTGGCGGGGCTCGGCTTCGAGGTGGTGGGCACCGATGCCAGCGCCGCGATGATTGACGTGGCCCGGACGAATGCCGCTGGCCATCCACACCTGCGCTTTGCAGTGGCTGCCTTCGGTCACACTCAGTCGGTGGTGGGCGGTGGCTTTGATGCCCTGCTCTGTCTGGGCAATTCGCTCCCCCACTTGCTCACTCCGGAAAGCCTGACGGAAGCCTTGGCCGACATGGCGGCCTGCTTGCGGCCGGGCGGAGTGCTCATCATCCAGAACCGCAACTTTGACCGCGTTGTTACACGAAAAGAAAGATGGATGGAGCCCCAGACCCACCGCGAGGGAGATCACGAGTGGCTTTTCCTTCGGTTCTATGACTGGGAGCCGGGCGGCCTGATAGGTTTCAACATGCTGACGTTGCGACGCGAAGGCTCGGGACCCTGGAGCCAGCGCGTCTCCCATTCCCTGCTGCGCCCGCAGTTGCGAGACGAGCTCGAATCAGCGCTACAGCAGGCCGGTTTTGCCCAGACCAGGGTATATGGAGATCTGGCCGGCTCGGCGTTTGATCCCCTGTCCAGCGGCAATGTGGTGGTTATCGGTGCGCTGCCAGCAACGGCACCCGAGCATCTCAGGTAA
- the vfr gene encoding Cyclic AMP receptor-like protein has protein sequence MPCDARLFQSIPLLASLPEHVRDAMARAMSVRSCAAGEVLLVGGEPCEAAYFVLEGAARVFRDAPSGRQQILTRIVAGQPFNLVPALRARGTNHASVQATVPSRLLRISSNDLRELIKRFPDLGLALLGDLADKLDHLTNLVETIALRSVRGRLARFLLDHAESGQVPRRWTLDDIAAQLGTVRDMVGRSLRGLADAGLIDLNRERIVLLDRSGLELESTQ, from the coding sequence ATGCCCTGTGATGCGCGCCTGTTTCAGAGTATTCCCCTGTTGGCCAGCCTGCCCGAGCACGTCCGCGATGCCATGGCCAGGGCGATGTCGGTGCGCTCCTGCGCTGCAGGCGAAGTGTTGCTGGTGGGCGGCGAGCCCTGTGAAGCGGCCTACTTTGTGCTCGAAGGCGCCGCCCGCGTTTTTCGCGATGCACCGTCAGGACGCCAGCAGATTCTGACGAGAATCGTCGCCGGGCAGCCGTTCAATCTCGTGCCGGCGTTGCGCGCTCGCGGCACCAACCACGCCAGCGTTCAGGCGACTGTGCCCTCCCGCCTGCTCAGAATCAGCAGCAATGACCTGCGCGAGCTAATCAAGCGCTTCCCCGACCTCGGCCTGGCATTGCTGGGCGACCTGGCGGACAAGCTGGACCATCTGACCAACCTGGTCGAGACCATCGCCCTGCGCAGCGTCCGCGGCCGACTGGCCCGCTTCCTTCTAGACCATGCCGAGAGCGGCCAGGTTCCCCGACGCTGGACCCTGGACGACATCGCAGCGCAACTGGGAACCGTGCGCGACATGGTCGGCCGCTCACTGCGCGGGCTGGCTGACGCGGGCTTGATCGATCTCAACCGCGAGCGCATCGTGCTGCTCGACCGGTCGGGGTTGGAGCTCGAGTCAACCCAGTAG
- the wbbL_3 gene encoding N-acetylglucosaminyl-diphospho-decaprenol L-rhamnosyltransferase, with protein sequence MDLSVVVVSWNVKNLLEACLRSVESTLAAGSLTWQLCVVDNASHDDSPQMVRGRFPQVTLIANTDNLGYAGACNQGLAWAEGDNCLVLNPDTEVKPGALAALVEFLRSTPTAGMAGPRLIYPDGSFQHSAFAFPGLVQVALDLFPAPGRLYESRCNGRYPRSWYAAGRPFRVGHPLGACIMVRKAALDGVGRMDTGFFMYCEEVDWARRFQGAGWQVYCVPAAEVVHHAGRSTEQVRPEMFAALWRSRLRYYDKHYGPVYTGVVRLLLRAGLRYQRSRPRREAARGQLSQEALAQREEMYRRAEQMLHES encoded by the coding sequence ATGGACCTCTCGGTCGTTGTCGTCAGTTGGAACGTCAAGAACCTGTTGGAGGCGTGCCTTCGTTCGGTAGAGTCGACGCTGGCGGCGGGGAGCCTGACCTGGCAGCTCTGCGTTGTTGACAACGCCAGCCACGACGACAGTCCGCAGATGGTGCGGGGGAGGTTCCCGCAGGTCACGCTGATTGCCAACACCGACAACCTCGGCTACGCGGGTGCCTGCAATCAGGGCCTGGCCTGGGCCGAAGGTGACAACTGCCTGGTGCTGAACCCGGACACGGAGGTCAAACCAGGAGCGCTGGCGGCCCTGGTCGAGTTCCTTCGGAGTACCCCCACCGCCGGAATGGCAGGACCCCGGCTGATCTATCCTGACGGTTCGTTCCAGCATTCGGCCTTTGCCTTTCCCGGACTGGTCCAGGTCGCGCTGGATCTCTTTCCCGCTCCCGGGCGGCTGTACGAGTCGCGTTGCAATGGCCGCTATCCACGCTCATGGTACGCCGCGGGCAGACCCTTTCGCGTGGGCCACCCGCTGGGCGCCTGCATTATGGTGCGCAAAGCGGCACTCGATGGTGTCGGCAGGATGGACACTGGCTTTTTCATGTACTGTGAAGAGGTAGACTGGGCCAGGCGCTTTCAGGGTGCTGGATGGCAGGTCTACTGCGTGCCGGCGGCGGAGGTCGTGCACCACGCCGGGCGGAGCACCGAACAGGTCCGTCCGGAGATGTTTGCCGCGCTATGGCGAAGCAGACTGCGCTACTACGACAAGCATTATGGGCCGGTCTACACTGGCGTGGTGCGCCTGCTGCTGCGGGCCGGTCTGCGTTATCAGCGGAGCCGCCCCCGCAGAGAGGCTGCTCGGGGCCAACTGAGCCAGGAGGCGCTGGCCCAGCGTGAGGAGATGTACCGGCGGGCGGAGCAGATGCTCCACGAAAGCTGA
- a CDS encoding Glycosyl transferase family 2, giving the protein MLAAVVLTRNEEHNIADCLGSLTWADQLLVLDSNSTDGTVELAQRAGANVQQRAFVNYADQRNAALDLVQADWVFFVDADERATPELASEVRTAIESSSIVGWWVPRRNLIWGKWIQHAGWYPDYQLRLLKRGSARYDVARPVHEVVLLDGPEGWLKNPLIHHNYQTVGQFLRKQDAYATFEAHILREKAVHPRPHSLILQPLREFWRRYVTLQGYKDGGHGLALCCLMAYYTHLAYRRARSIPDV; this is encoded by the coding sequence ATGCTGGCGGCGGTCGTACTGACGCGCAATGAGGAACACAACATCGCAGACTGCCTGGGCAGCCTGACCTGGGCCGATCAGTTGCTGGTCCTCGATTCGAACAGCACCGACGGCACGGTCGAGCTGGCCCAACGGGCTGGTGCTAACGTACAGCAGCGGGCCTTTGTCAACTATGCCGACCAGCGCAACGCCGCCCTCGACCTGGTACAGGCGGACTGGGTGTTCTTTGTCGATGCCGACGAGCGGGCCACTCCCGAGCTGGCCAGCGAAGTGAGGACCGCTATCGAGTCCTCAAGCATCGTTGGCTGGTGGGTGCCTCGCCGCAACCTGATCTGGGGCAAGTGGATCCAGCACGCCGGCTGGTATCCCGACTATCAACTGCGGCTGCTCAAGCGAGGGTCGGCCAGATACGATGTGGCCCGGCCGGTCCACGAAGTGGTGCTCCTCGATGGCCCGGAGGGCTGGCTCAAGAACCCCCTGATTCACCACAACTACCAGACCGTGGGGCAGTTCCTGCGCAAGCAAGACGCCTACGCCACGTTCGAGGCCCATATCCTGCGGGAAAAGGCGGTTCACCCCCGCCCCCATAGTCTGATCCTTCAGCCGCTGCGCGAGTTCTGGCGGCGCTACGTGACGCTGCAAGGCTACAAGGACGGCGGCCACGGTCTGGCCCTGTGCTGCCTGATGGCTTACTATACTCACCTGGCCTACCGCCGCGCGAGATCTATCCCCGATGTCTGA